From Puntigrus tetrazona isolate hp1 unplaced genomic scaffold, ASM1883169v1 S000000716, whole genome shotgun sequence, the proteins below share one genomic window:
- the LOC122335103 gene encoding galaxin-2-like isoform X5, with the protein MEIYTPTACVVTILYIFATSSAQEICHHDRGNHCKVGFSGRMESCHHLHRCGNVSYKISGSSCCNDNITLGLSQLVADCCGSVAYNPLNEICCNGRILTRSSTNVKCCGKDMYLTTTHVCCGGNNILQRKENHACCGKEMFDVTTHCCCANPELEVKPKNEACCPKATDEGKFQQVSPHTRTIPKNSDLDECGTETYNPREQICCSGKPHKKESSLTKCCGVDAYTLSDDNVLCCNGILHINVPEHSECVGGVIYSPENTTCQMLTRPRLGEHCCGRQTFNPHTHICCNGHRSSFSRRQ; encoded by the exons ATGGAGATCTACACACCAACTGCAT GTGTAGTGACAATCTTGTACATTTTTGCCACATCCTCTGCCCAAG aaATCTGCCATCATGACAGAGGGAACCA CTGCAAAGTAGGTTTCAGTGGAAGGATGGAAAGCTGCCATCATCTGCACCGCTGTGGGAATGTGTCTTACAAAATCTCTGGAAGTTCCTGCTGTAATG ATAATATCACTCTGGGATTAAGCCAGCTGGTGGCTGACTGCTGTGGTTCTGTAGCTTACAATCCCCTTAATGAGATTTGCTGTAATGGCAGAATTCTGACTCGAAGCAGCACTAATGTGAAATGCTGTGGCAAAG ACATGTACTTGACAACGACTCATGTTTGTTGTGGTGGCAACAATATATTACAACGGAAGGAAAATCATGCTTGTTGTGGCAAGGAAATGTTTGACGTGACAACCCACTGCTGCTGTGCTAACCCTGAACTAGAAGTAAAGCCTAAAAATGAAGCTTGCTGTCCAAAAGCAACAG atgAAGGAAAATTTCAGCAAGTCTCTCCTCACACTCG CACAATCCCCAAAAACTCAG ACTTGGATGAGTGTGGAACAGAAACCTACAATCCCCGTGAACAAATTTGTTGCTCAGGGAAGCCGCATAAAAAGGAATCCTCACTCACTAAG TGCTGTGGCGTAGATGCTTACACTCTGTCAGATGACAATGTGCTGTGCTGTAATGGAATCCTTCATATCAATGTTCCTGAGCACTCAGAGTGTGTTGGAGGTGTTATATATTCTCCAGAAAACACTACTTGCCAAATGTTGACCCGTCCTCGTCTTGGTGAACACTGCTGTGGAAGACAAACCTTCAATCCTCACACACATATTTGCTGTAATGGACACAG ATCTTCTTTCTCGAGGAGACAGTAA
- the LOC122335103 gene encoding galaxin-like isoform X4, with amino-acid sequence MESCHHLHRCGNVSYKISGSSCCNDNITLGLSQLVADCCGSVAYNPLNEICCNGRILTRSSTNVKCCGKDMYLTTTHVCCGGNNILQRKENHACCGKEMFDVTTHCCCANPELEVKPKNEACCPKATDEGKFQQVSPHTRTIPKNSDLDECGTETYNPREQICCSGKPHKKESSLTKCCGVDAYTLSDDNVLCCNGILHINVPEHSECVGGVIYSPENTTCQMLTRPRLGEHCCGRQTFNPHTHICCNGHSHSKKNGNFCCGSEVYDHHNKFLRCCSGHLYNLTHLHEITECCGNLLLQYNNNQTCCSSSTNSIIYQTKPNHRCCGHYYYNTSLWSCCAEHLKPTPKPNSSPAEYRLKPLMDLIPEMCNETVFFGKVESVALKNDQRHVVLKVVGQVDVKSEKVIKDPWLHVSLDHCSSPATENNMTYLWEQNHNGKYKLLSHPVDLTSDIHMFYFVCYQKKG; translated from the exons ATGGAAAGCTGCCATCATCTGCACCGCTGTGGGAATGTGTCTTACAAAATCTCTGGAAGTTCCTGCTGTAATG ATAATATCACTCTGGGATTAAGCCAGCTGGTGGCTGACTGCTGTGGTTCTGTAGCTTACAATCCCCTTAATGAGATTTGCTGTAATGGCAGAATTCTGACTCGAAGCAGCACTAATGTGAAATGCTGTGGCAAAG ACATGTACTTGACAACGACTCATGTTTGTTGTGGTGGCAACAATATATTACAACGGAAGGAAAATCATGCTTGTTGTGGCAAGGAAATGTTTGACGTGACAACCCACTGCTGCTGTGCTAACCCTGAACTAGAAGTAAAGCCTAAAAATGAAGCTTGCTGTCCAAAAGCAACAG atgAAGGAAAATTTCAGCAAGTCTCTCCTCACACTCG CACAATCCCCAAAAACTCAG ACTTGGATGAGTGTGGAACAGAAACCTACAATCCCCGTGAACAAATTTGTTGCTCAGGGAAGCCGCATAAAAAGGAATCCTCACTCACTAAG TGCTGTGGCGTAGATGCTTACACTCTGTCAGATGACAATGTGCTGTGCTGTAATGGAATCCTTCATATCAATGTTCCTGAGCACTCAGAGTGTGTTGGAGGTGTTATATATTCTCCAGAAAACACTACTTGCCAAATGTTGACCCGTCCTCGTCTTGGTGAACACTGCTGTGGAAGACAAACCTTCAATCCTCACACACATATTTGCTGTAATGGACACAG CCACAGCAAGAAGAATGGCAATTTCTGTTGTGGTTCAGAAGTCTATGATCACCACAACAAGTTCTTGAGATGCTGCTCAGGTCATCTCTACAACCTAACCCATTTACATGAAATAACAGAGTGCTGTGGAAACCTATTGCTGCAATATAACAACAATCAGACTTGCTGTTCCTCCTCAACCAATTCCATCATttatcaaaccaaaccaaaccaccGTTGTTGTGGGCATTACTACTACAACACTTCCCTGTGGAGCTGCTGTGCTGAACATCTCAAACCAACACCAAAACCTAACAGCTCTCCTGCAGAATACAGACTTAAACCACTAATGGACCTGATCCCTGAAATGTGCAACGAAACAG tgtTCTTTGGCAAAGTGGAAAGTGTGGCACTTAAAAACGATCAGCGTCATGTTGTGTTGAAAGTTGTTGGGCAAGTCGATGTAAAATCAGAAAAGGTCATCAAAGACCCTTGGCTTCATGTGTCCCTGGATCACTGCAGCTCTCCTGCTACAGAAAACAACATGACCTACCTTTGGGAGCAAAACCACAATGGAAAGTACAAGCTTCTCTCTCACCCTGTTGACCTAACCTCTGACATTCACATGTTCTATTTTGTGTGTTACCAAAAGAAGGGATAG
- the LOC122335103 gene encoding galaxin-like isoform X3 — translation MRNCEICHHDRGNHCKVGFSGRMESCHHLHRCGNVSYKISGSSCCNDNITLGLSQLVADCCGSVAYNPLNEICCNGRILTRSSTNVKCCGKDMYLTTTHVCCGGNNILQRKENHACCGKEMFDVTTHCCCANPELEVKPKNEACCPKATDEGKFQQVSPHTRTIPKNSDLDECGTETYNPREQICCSGKPHKKESSLTKCCGVDAYTLSDDNVLCCNGILHINVPEHSECVGGVIYSPENTTCQMLTRPRLGEHCCGRQTFNPHTHICCNGHSHSKKNGNFCCGSEVYDHHNKFLRCCSGHLYNLTHLHEITECCGNLLLQYNNNQTCCSSSTNSIIYQTKPNHRCCGHYYYNTSLWSCCAEHLKPTPKPNSSPAEYRLKPLMDLIPEMCNETVFFGKVESVALKNDQRHVVLKVVGQVDVKSEKVIKDPWLHVSLDHCSSPATENNMTYLWEQNHNGKYKLLSHPVDLTSDIHMFYFVCYQKKG, via the exons ATGAGGAACTGTG aaATCTGCCATCATGACAGAGGGAACCA CTGCAAAGTAGGTTTCAGTGGAAGGATGGAAAGCTGCCATCATCTGCACCGCTGTGGGAATGTGTCTTACAAAATCTCTGGAAGTTCCTGCTGTAATG ATAATATCACTCTGGGATTAAGCCAGCTGGTGGCTGACTGCTGTGGTTCTGTAGCTTACAATCCCCTTAATGAGATTTGCTGTAATGGCAGAATTCTGACTCGAAGCAGCACTAATGTGAAATGCTGTGGCAAAG ACATGTACTTGACAACGACTCATGTTTGTTGTGGTGGCAACAATATATTACAACGGAAGGAAAATCATGCTTGTTGTGGCAAGGAAATGTTTGACGTGACAACCCACTGCTGCTGTGCTAACCCTGAACTAGAAGTAAAGCCTAAAAATGAAGCTTGCTGTCCAAAAGCAACAG atgAAGGAAAATTTCAGCAAGTCTCTCCTCACACTCG CACAATCCCCAAAAACTCAG ACTTGGATGAGTGTGGAACAGAAACCTACAATCCCCGTGAACAAATTTGTTGCTCAGGGAAGCCGCATAAAAAGGAATCCTCACTCACTAAG TGCTGTGGCGTAGATGCTTACACTCTGTCAGATGACAATGTGCTGTGCTGTAATGGAATCCTTCATATCAATGTTCCTGAGCACTCAGAGTGTGTTGGAGGTGTTATATATTCTCCAGAAAACACTACTTGCCAAATGTTGACCCGTCCTCGTCTTGGTGAACACTGCTGTGGAAGACAAACCTTCAATCCTCACACACATATTTGCTGTAATGGACACAG CCACAGCAAGAAGAATGGCAATTTCTGTTGTGGTTCAGAAGTCTATGATCACCACAACAAGTTCTTGAGATGCTGCTCAGGTCATCTCTACAACCTAACCCATTTACATGAAATAACAGAGTGCTGTGGAAACCTATTGCTGCAATATAACAACAATCAGACTTGCTGTTCCTCCTCAACCAATTCCATCATttatcaaaccaaaccaaaccaccGTTGTTGTGGGCATTACTACTACAACACTTCCCTGTGGAGCTGCTGTGCTGAACATCTCAAACCAACACCAAAACCTAACAGCTCTCCTGCAGAATACAGACTTAAACCACTAATGGACCTGATCCCTGAAATGTGCAACGAAACAG tgtTCTTTGGCAAAGTGGAAAGTGTGGCACTTAAAAACGATCAGCGTCATGTTGTGTTGAAAGTTGTTGGGCAAGTCGATGTAAAATCAGAAAAGGTCATCAAAGACCCTTGGCTTCATGTGTCCCTGGATCACTGCAGCTCTCCTGCTACAGAAAACAACATGACCTACCTTTGGGAGCAAAACCACAATGGAAAGTACAAGCTTCTCTCTCACCCTGTTGACCTAACCTCTGACATTCACATGTTCTATTTTGTGTGTTACCAAAAGAAGGGATAG
- the LOC122335103 gene encoding galaxin-like isoform X1, producing the protein MEIYTPTACVVTILYIFATSSAQEICHHDRGNHCKVGFSGRMESCHHLHRCGNVSYKISGSSCCNDNITLGLSQLVADCCGSVAYNPLNEICCNGRILTRSSTNVKCCGKDMYLTTTHVCCGGNNILQRKENHACCGKEMFDVTTHCCCANPELEVKPKNEACCPKATDEGKFQQVSPHTRTIPKNSDLDECGTETYNPREQICCSGKPHKKESSLTKCCGVDAYTLSDDNVLCCNGILHINVPEHSECVGGVIYSPENTTCQMLTRPRLGEHCCGRQTFNPHTHICCNGHSHSKKNGNFCCGSEVYDHHNKFLRCCSGHLYNLTHLHEITECCGNLLLQYNNNQTCCSSSTNSIIYQTKPNHRCCGHYYYNTSLWSCCAEHLKPTPKPNSSPAEYRLKPLMDLIPEMCNETVFFGKVESVALKNDQRHVVLKVVGQVDVKSEKVIKDPWLHVSLDHCSSPATENNMTYLWEQNHNGKYKLLSHPVDLTSDIHMFYFVCYQKKG; encoded by the exons ATGGAGATCTACACACCAACTGCAT GTGTAGTGACAATCTTGTACATTTTTGCCACATCCTCTGCCCAAG aaATCTGCCATCATGACAGAGGGAACCA CTGCAAAGTAGGTTTCAGTGGAAGGATGGAAAGCTGCCATCATCTGCACCGCTGTGGGAATGTGTCTTACAAAATCTCTGGAAGTTCCTGCTGTAATG ATAATATCACTCTGGGATTAAGCCAGCTGGTGGCTGACTGCTGTGGTTCTGTAGCTTACAATCCCCTTAATGAGATTTGCTGTAATGGCAGAATTCTGACTCGAAGCAGCACTAATGTGAAATGCTGTGGCAAAG ACATGTACTTGACAACGACTCATGTTTGTTGTGGTGGCAACAATATATTACAACGGAAGGAAAATCATGCTTGTTGTGGCAAGGAAATGTTTGACGTGACAACCCACTGCTGCTGTGCTAACCCTGAACTAGAAGTAAAGCCTAAAAATGAAGCTTGCTGTCCAAAAGCAACAG atgAAGGAAAATTTCAGCAAGTCTCTCCTCACACTCG CACAATCCCCAAAAACTCAG ACTTGGATGAGTGTGGAACAGAAACCTACAATCCCCGTGAACAAATTTGTTGCTCAGGGAAGCCGCATAAAAAGGAATCCTCACTCACTAAG TGCTGTGGCGTAGATGCTTACACTCTGTCAGATGACAATGTGCTGTGCTGTAATGGAATCCTTCATATCAATGTTCCTGAGCACTCAGAGTGTGTTGGAGGTGTTATATATTCTCCAGAAAACACTACTTGCCAAATGTTGACCCGTCCTCGTCTTGGTGAACACTGCTGTGGAAGACAAACCTTCAATCCTCACACACATATTTGCTGTAATGGACACAG CCACAGCAAGAAGAATGGCAATTTCTGTTGTGGTTCAGAAGTCTATGATCACCACAACAAGTTCTTGAGATGCTGCTCAGGTCATCTCTACAACCTAACCCATTTACATGAAATAACAGAGTGCTGTGGAAACCTATTGCTGCAATATAACAACAATCAGACTTGCTGTTCCTCCTCAACCAATTCCATCATttatcaaaccaaaccaaaccaccGTTGTTGTGGGCATTACTACTACAACACTTCCCTGTGGAGCTGCTGTGCTGAACATCTCAAACCAACACCAAAACCTAACAGCTCTCCTGCAGAATACAGACTTAAACCACTAATGGACCTGATCCCTGAAATGTGCAACGAAACAG tgtTCTTTGGCAAAGTGGAAAGTGTGGCACTTAAAAACGATCAGCGTCATGTTGTGTTGAAAGTTGTTGGGCAAGTCGATGTAAAATCAGAAAAGGTCATCAAAGACCCTTGGCTTCATGTGTCCCTGGATCACTGCAGCTCTCCTGCTACAGAAAACAACATGACCTACCTTTGGGAGCAAAACCACAATGGAAAGTACAAGCTTCTCTCTCACCCTGTTGACCTAACCTCTGACATTCACATGTTCTATTTTGTGTGTTACCAAAAGAAGGGATAG
- the LOC122335103 gene encoding galaxin-like isoform X2 → MFCNEFRCFVATEICHHDRGNHCKVGFSGRMESCHHLHRCGNVSYKISGSSCCNDNITLGLSQLVADCCGSVAYNPLNEICCNGRILTRSSTNVKCCGKDMYLTTTHVCCGGNNILQRKENHACCGKEMFDVTTHCCCANPELEVKPKNEACCPKATDEGKFQQVSPHTRTIPKNSDLDECGTETYNPREQICCSGKPHKKESSLTKCCGVDAYTLSDDNVLCCNGILHINVPEHSECVGGVIYSPENTTCQMLTRPRLGEHCCGRQTFNPHTHICCNGHSHSKKNGNFCCGSEVYDHHNKFLRCCSGHLYNLTHLHEITECCGNLLLQYNNNQTCCSSSTNSIIYQTKPNHRCCGHYYYNTSLWSCCAEHLKPTPKPNSSPAEYRLKPLMDLIPEMCNETVFFGKVESVALKNDQRHVVLKVVGQVDVKSEKVIKDPWLHVSLDHCSSPATENNMTYLWEQNHNGKYKLLSHPVDLTSDIHMFYFVCYQKKG, encoded by the exons ATGTTTTGTAATGAATTCCGTTGTTTTGTTGCGACAG aaATCTGCCATCATGACAGAGGGAACCA CTGCAAAGTAGGTTTCAGTGGAAGGATGGAAAGCTGCCATCATCTGCACCGCTGTGGGAATGTGTCTTACAAAATCTCTGGAAGTTCCTGCTGTAATG ATAATATCACTCTGGGATTAAGCCAGCTGGTGGCTGACTGCTGTGGTTCTGTAGCTTACAATCCCCTTAATGAGATTTGCTGTAATGGCAGAATTCTGACTCGAAGCAGCACTAATGTGAAATGCTGTGGCAAAG ACATGTACTTGACAACGACTCATGTTTGTTGTGGTGGCAACAATATATTACAACGGAAGGAAAATCATGCTTGTTGTGGCAAGGAAATGTTTGACGTGACAACCCACTGCTGCTGTGCTAACCCTGAACTAGAAGTAAAGCCTAAAAATGAAGCTTGCTGTCCAAAAGCAACAG atgAAGGAAAATTTCAGCAAGTCTCTCCTCACACTCG CACAATCCCCAAAAACTCAG ACTTGGATGAGTGTGGAACAGAAACCTACAATCCCCGTGAACAAATTTGTTGCTCAGGGAAGCCGCATAAAAAGGAATCCTCACTCACTAAG TGCTGTGGCGTAGATGCTTACACTCTGTCAGATGACAATGTGCTGTGCTGTAATGGAATCCTTCATATCAATGTTCCTGAGCACTCAGAGTGTGTTGGAGGTGTTATATATTCTCCAGAAAACACTACTTGCCAAATGTTGACCCGTCCTCGTCTTGGTGAACACTGCTGTGGAAGACAAACCTTCAATCCTCACACACATATTTGCTGTAATGGACACAG CCACAGCAAGAAGAATGGCAATTTCTGTTGTGGTTCAGAAGTCTATGATCACCACAACAAGTTCTTGAGATGCTGCTCAGGTCATCTCTACAACCTAACCCATTTACATGAAATAACAGAGTGCTGTGGAAACCTATTGCTGCAATATAACAACAATCAGACTTGCTGTTCCTCCTCAACCAATTCCATCATttatcaaaccaaaccaaaccaccGTTGTTGTGGGCATTACTACTACAACACTTCCCTGTGGAGCTGCTGTGCTGAACATCTCAAACCAACACCAAAACCTAACAGCTCTCCTGCAGAATACAGACTTAAACCACTAATGGACCTGATCCCTGAAATGTGCAACGAAACAG tgtTCTTTGGCAAAGTGGAAAGTGTGGCACTTAAAAACGATCAGCGTCATGTTGTGTTGAAAGTTGTTGGGCAAGTCGATGTAAAATCAGAAAAGGTCATCAAAGACCCTTGGCTTCATGTGTCCCTGGATCACTGCAGCTCTCCTGCTACAGAAAACAACATGACCTACCTTTGGGAGCAAAACCACAATGGAAAGTACAAGCTTCTCTCTCACCCTGTTGACCTAACCTCTGACATTCACATGTTCTATTTTGTGTGTTACCAAAAGAAGGGATAG